A part of Clostridium novyi genomic DNA contains:
- a CDS encoding FeoA family protein produces the protein MSILDLRPGEMGFIEHIHGDEKLSRRLLALGCIEGTGVTFKTSAPLGDPIIISVRGFDLAIRKKDAKNITLKED, from the coding sequence ATGAGCATATTAGATTTAAGACCCGGAGAAATGGGTTTTATAGAACATATACATGGTGATGAAAAACTTTCAAGACGACTTTTAGCTTTAGGATGTATTGAAGGTACTGGGGTAACCTTTAAAACTTCAGCTCCTTTAGGGGATCCTATTATAATAAGCGTTAGAGGTTTTGATTTAGCCATAAGAAAAAAAGATGCTAAAAACATTACTTTAAAGGAGGACTAA